The genomic interval ACATTACAACTTGTCAGACACAACTAAAGAAAATGAGATAATGCAATCTTCTATTTTCTCAAAAATGATGAGGCTTTctcatattatatataaagcGGATATTGATTGTTAAATGATGCAATCTTGATCGATTACATATAAAACGGATATTgattgttaaattttttgataaaatattgcttataattttttgtgtatTACGACAAAACATTGTGTAAAGTTCCATTATCActtgaaaaatttaaacatatGTCATATATTAAGTAGGCTTACTTGCATTTTTAGTCCCCCTactttagctgaatcgcgaaagtagtctccccattttatttctctccaattttggtccctcaaacataaatttggtccaaaacttgatgaaatttcatttttttttttttgcatttatttaagtcacatcatgcctcaagatctcatttgcaacaattgtacctgaaatatatgatcataaatggtgtagtacggctttaaaaaatgaaattttatcaaattttgaaccaaaattctgtttggggaccaaaactggggagaaacaaaatgggaggactactttcgcgattcagcaaaaatagggggaccaaaactgcaattaagcctattatGTAACTTGgacagatttttttttttgataggTTCTTTATGGTGATCTTCTTTTGAcataaataaaacatcaataactgaaaatatttaatcaacaaCATGTTATGCCACCTGAAAGTGTGACCATTGTCAAGCTAATTTTACGATCAATCGGCGAGTTTTGTTCCacctcacaatatattatatcacGTTATATTGAtcaagttatatatatatatatatatgagagaagttaaccttttattttaattaaaataaaataattatttggttCTTTTGCTATTTTCGTTTCCTTATGTGTTAGATAATTAGtttatctttatcttttttaacgTACAGTTGTGGCCCTCTGAAAGATAAACTAATTAATACGAAAATATGATAACTGTgagattaaaattgaaatagaaacatttataaggtattgattgatttaatttttgataattatgtgctatttgatattattgtgatgttggatgtcgaatgaacttatatgcatatatttaattagatgagtttatgtcatgtgataataaaatatggatgcattgtaccttttatatttatgtggtgatatgataatgtatgattgatattagtaatgttataaattttttatgaattaatgtgatgaagatgataatgatgtatgattaatgatagtgatattataaatttgtgatgagaatattgatgTAACACCATATTTGATGAAATTGTGATGATTCTAACTTGTACTACAGATGATGCTCTTAATAGTCTAGACTAACGGGAGGAGATAATAGATATTGGAAATATTTGAAGCTGATGAGAATTTTGGAAGTAGAAATTATTTGTTCATCATGTAGGGAGGGATTGACAAACCTAGTTATTTTTCGATAGGTTCTTTATTGTGAtcttttttatcatatataaaacatcaataactaaaaatattttaccgACAACATGTTATGCCACCTAAATGTGTGACCATTATTAGGCTAATTTTCTGGTCGGTTGGCGAGTGTTGTTCCAtctcataatatattatataacgTTATATCAATCAAGTTATATATAGATATACGTTTTGTAGAtagaatttattaaattaatatttcatcttttagagaaaaattaaacttttattttaattaaaataaaataattgtttggtTCTCTTGCTATTTTCACTATTTTATGTGTAAGATAATTAGTTTACCCTTACTTTTTTTCAATGTATTCTAGTTTGAATTTCTtctaagagagatcaatcataTATAATTAGATAGATAGGGTTATAATTGGAAAACCAagctttgataaaaaaaaaagttatttttgatatgtttttaattatttactatcAAAGTCTATCTTTCGTCACACTATGTGAAACTAATATATAATGGCATGCTATTGTTTATATcagatttaataaatttatgcaATGTCACACCTCTAACTTAACtcctaaataaaatttgaatttttaatagtgaggtttagtttttaaaattaaatgactAATTCTCATTATTAGAAGATATTAATTTCAATGTATATTGTCAGTATAAAATATTAGGGAGAAAACATAAATTCATACAAAATCAAATTGTGTAATACAATCCATTTTTTGTCTATGTGAAATCTCGATTAGTTTGGTGGTTGGTTAAAGAGAAGAGGATCGAACGGGTGGCTTGATCgcggaattaaaataaataaataaagaacataAACAAATTATGCATTTTGTCATTCTGCACTACCTCATCAAAACCATGGCATGATCCCAATTTGGGGTGACAACCAGGTGCAGCCTTTTGCCTTTTCCTTCTCAAGGCAAGTCCAACAGTAGACATTTTCCCTGATCTCATTTTTGGTTCTAGCACCTTACTTCATGAATGAgaagtttgaaatatttcaattaGCGGTTGTGTTAGTCAGTTGTGAGTCACAACTTTGAATTGGGTGGTATATAGTAATATCATGTTGTGCATTTTTATCTAAAGGTAAAAACTCTTTGCACATAGTATGCAACACAAGTCGATCACATAATCTATGTCATTAACAAAATACTCCGTAattgtatttcaattttttaaggaTATGTTTACACTATCAAAAGAAATCTATTGATCGTCATTATAAGGAGATTGattcttgtaaattttaattaaaatcagaCTTGCAATGTGTTGTGTGTTTTTAGATGACTTTGTGTACGGTCACGTTATCACaagtaaaattcaaaaatatattgttttttgaGTAACTTGCGAGTTTGGTTCTCCGATGAGTTGTTCCTAAGATATCCTTTATGACTTTACTCATTCATCCATAACTGGAAAAAATGAGAATGAAAAAATATTCAAGATTTAGGCTTTCAAAATCACCCATCGTGTTGGAGATGTCTTAAGTGAGCACTTAACCAGCCTCAACCATTTTGCATCTAGTCTCCTTTTTTCTGAAGCAACTTATACgatatgtaacaccccgaatttttttaattataatttagtaatattatgataaattaatgttatatatatgtttttcgTATTGTCATTATTTTCTATGTGTTTGCTTTTGTGTCTTTACTGTaataatttaactcatttattaatattattcatttattaatattatattgagattatttgttgatttaatATAATTGTATTATGTGATTTAACGTAATGTTAGGAAATGTATGTATATCTTcataatgttaattttataatattttattagaatGATTTGTTGGAaacaaagaacattcttggtttttaactaaaaacggagaacgttgcCCGTATTCAGTTTTGTGTAATTCAAATTAGTTTGattgttagttagttagttaggtaGAAGGTAGTTAGAAACAATGTAATAGAAGCTatgtataaataacatattcatctcaataaataaaaacacattCGTTCCATTCATTCCTTGTTTCTAGTTTACTTCCATTGCAAACAGCTTCAAGCTAACAAGGTTCCGATCCCAAAGAGTGAAATACACGAGTGAAGTGTGAGGATCAAACACGTGTGTATTGAGAATGGGTTCAAGTGCAAAGAATGGAAATTTTCCAGCCTACATGCCACATTTTGATGGAAAATATTGGGATAGATGGAGAGTGCAGATTCGAGCATTGTTTGGATTTCAAGAAGTGTTGGAAATCATAGAGAAAGGTTTTGAAGATCTGGGAGCCAATCCAATAGAGGAGCAGAggttgaattttaaagaaaacaagaagaaagattGTAAGGCCATCTTCATTCTTCATCAATGCCTTGACACGGCcaactttgataaaaaaaattatgcaagaAGTGCAAAAGAAGCATGGGACATTTTGTAGAAGTGTTATTCTAGAGGAACCAGGGTCAAAAAAGTGAAATTGCAGACCTTATAAAAATAGTTCAAATTGTTGCAGATGGATGAACAAGAGAAAGTTTCATATCTGATTTCAAGATTGAGGAGTATCACAAATCAGATGGCTAGATGTGGTGAGAAGCTTACTGAAAAAAGAAACTATGTGAAAAGATATTGAGATCGTTGCATCCCAGGTTTTATTATGTTGTGTGTGCGATTGAAGAATCTAAAGACATTTCCGCATTGAGTTTTGAAGAGTTGCAGGGAACACTAGAAGCAAGAGAATTGAGAATGGATGAAAGAAGTGGGGGTAATTATGGCAATCATGCATTGGTAGCATATGCCAACAAGAAAGGAGACCAGAAAAGGAAGTGGAAGAAGAATAAATTCAAGAAACCTGAAGATAAGTCTGAATCTTCATCAAAAGGAGGAAACTTGAGTGGTAAATCAAAAGGAAAATCAAGAAACTTTGACAAGAAGAAGGTGCAATGCTATAACTGTGAGAAGTTTGGACATTTTGCAGATGAAtgctcaagaatgttcttcatcAGACTCAGATATAGTCTTGTTGTTGGCTACcactagggatgggaataggctaggtcgttcgtcaggggcctatggcctggcctggcctggcctagcCTAGCCTATTTAGTAATATGGCTAGGCTtaggctatttttaaagcctatttatttaaataggtcaggctcaggcttataaaaaagcctattatgCCTGACAGGTcaacctatatatattttattatttattaatgttatttttttattattatattaataatattatttcttattttaaattctatcaaagGCAAACACTcagtagtcatttcatattcggtagtcgttccatattcggtagagATTCCATATttagtagtcgttccatatatGGTAGacgttcaattagtcaatcattGAGTAATCgttctatatttgtttgagagataataatgggtgcgtttgtttaagaaaaaaaaatctattctttgaaacaaccaaatattatattttagggtttaaaggatgtttgtttcaaattttttttaaatcattttgttagaaaaattattttttatttaatatatatagatatatacattgatattggtatgtggagagtatcatgtggtatgagtagagcataaattttttttaatgtgaataatgtttttaaataggctttcaggtcaggccagacttttaaaaagatcaggtcaggccgaaaaaaaagcctatgatagaccacaggccaggcttaggcctaaaaaattaatcgtaggtcaggctcaggcctttcaaatcCTGGCCTGACCTGCCCTATTCCCGCCTCTAGCTACCACAAACAGAGAACGTTTTCCGTTTTCAGCCACAGAAAGAGAACGTTTTCTGTTTTCAGACACAATTTTGTTAATGGCTACCACAAATGAAGAACATTCTTCATCCCATGTATGGTTCCTCGATACTGGTTGTTCCAATCACATGACAAGTCATAAAGAATAGCTGGTAGATATTGATACATCAAGAAGGAGCAAGATCAGGTTTGTTGATCATAGAAACTTGGAAGTTGAGGGAGCTGGCAACATGGTGATTAAGAGAAGAAATGGCAAGACATTAATGATTGAAAATGTATTGTATGTGCCACGAATGAAGAGCAATCTGATGAGCATTGGGCAGCTGATTCAAAAGGGGTTTCAGGTGATCATGAAGAACGATGCCTTAGAAATGTATGATGGGCAGAAGAAGATGATACTCAAGGCTCCTCTTTCAAAGAACAAAACCTTTGTCATAAATATTCAAGCTTCTAATATTCAATGTTTGAAGGCAACAAGCTCAA from Cicer arietinum cultivar CDC Frontier isolate Library 1 chromosome 5, Cicar.CDCFrontier_v2.0, whole genome shotgun sequence carries:
- the LOC140920415 gene encoding uncharacterized protein; its protein translation is MGSSAKNGNFPAYMPHFDGKYWDRWRVQIRALFGFQEVLEIIEKGFEDLGANPIEEQRLNFKENKKKDCKAIFILHQCLDTANFDKKNYARSAKEAWDILFYYVVCAIEESKDISALSFEELQGTLEARELRMDERSGGNYGNHALVAYANKKGDQKRKWKKNKFKKPEDKSESSSKGGNLSGKSKGKSRNFDKKKLVDIDTSRRSKIRFVDHRNLEVEGAGNMVIKRRNGKTLMIENVLYVPRMKSNLMSIGQLIQKGFQVIMKNDALEMYDGQKKMILKAPLSKNKTFVINIQASNIQCLKATSSIDENCLWHSRFGHLNFKSLSQLGVKKMVTGIPMIGVPEKVYTKYMILSEARWWSVGMSRLLNMKAGTGNRSKLPTANTGTGSKQSAVQTNGNRD